The Lewinellaceae bacterium genome includes a region encoding these proteins:
- the gdhA gene encoding NADP-specific glutamate dehydrogenase, which produces MSTATTSPVFKKFMEYAKKCNPNEPEFLQAVTEVFESVIPYVEEHPEYMNAKILERMIEPERVIMFRVPWIDDKGEFQVNRGYRIEMNSAIGPYKGGLRFHPSVNLSILKFLAFEQVFKNSLTTLPMGGGKGGSDFDPKGKSDNEVMRFCQSFMTELSRHIGAQTDVPAGDIGVGGREIGFLFGQYKRLRNEFTGVLTGKGLTYGGSLIRPEATGYGTVYFAEEMLKLEGDNLKGKVVSISGSGNVAQYAAEKVIELGGKVVTLSDSTGFIHDPDGINKEKLDFVFELKNVRRGRIKEYADKFNANYYEGQRPWGIKVDIALPCATQNELDENDAQVLVTNGCKLVAEGANMPTTPGGVEVFENAGVLYAPGKASNAGGVATSGLEMAQNASHSHWSREEVDKRLHQIMKDIHTQCVTHGRVGKRIDYVKGANVAGFIKVADAMMEQGLV; this is translated from the coding sequence ATGTCAACAGCAACAACGTCCCCCGTATTCAAAAAATTCATGGAATATGCAAAAAAATGCAATCCAAATGAACCTGAATTCCTACAAGCCGTAACGGAAGTTTTTGAAAGTGTCATTCCTTACGTTGAGGAGCATCCGGAATATATGAATGCCAAAATTCTGGAACGAATGATCGAACCTGAAAGGGTTATCATGTTTCGTGTTCCATGGATCGATGACAAAGGAGAATTCCAGGTTAACAGAGGTTATCGTATAGAAATGAACAGCGCCATTGGGCCTTACAAAGGCGGGCTTCGTTTTCACCCTAGTGTTAATTTGAGCATCTTGAAATTCCTCGCTTTTGAACAGGTTTTCAAAAACAGTCTCACCACCCTTCCTATGGGCGGTGGTAAAGGAGGCTCTGATTTCGATCCTAAAGGAAAATCAGATAATGAAGTAATGCGTTTTTGCCAGAGTTTTATGACCGAGCTGAGCCGCCACATCGGTGCACAAACCGACGTTCCTGCCGGTGATATCGGAGTGGGAGGTAGAGAAATAGGTTTTCTTTTTGGCCAGTATAAGCGCCTCAGAAATGAATTCACCGGAGTGCTGACCGGCAAAGGACTGACCTACGGAGGAAGTTTGATCCGTCCGGAAGCCACTGGTTACGGAACCGTTTACTTCGCAGAAGAAATGCTGAAATTGGAAGGAGATAATTTAAAAGGAAAAGTGGTTTCCATTTCAGGTTCAGGAAACGTAGCTCAATATGCAGCAGAAAAAGTGATTGAGTTGGGAGGAAAGGTCGTTACGCTTTCTGATTCTACCGGTTTTATTCACGATCCTGACGGCATCAACAAAGAAAAACTCGATTTCGTCTTTGAACTGAAAAACGTTCGTCGCGGAAGAATCAAAGAATATGCTGACAAATTCAATGCCAACTACTACGAAGGACAGCGTCCCTGGGGGATCAAAGTAGATATCGCACTGCCTTGTGCCACTCAGAACGAGTTGGACGAAAACGATGCCCAGGTATTGGTTACCAATGGCTGTAAACTCGTGGCCGAAGGAGCCAACATGCCTACCACTCCGGGGGGCGTGGAAGTATTTGAAAATGCAGGAGTACTTTATGCTCCGGGCAAAGCTTCCAATGCAGGGGGTGTAGCTACTTCAGGTTTGGAAATGGCCCAAAATGCTTCGCACAGCCACTGGAGCCGCGAGGAAGTTGATAAGCGCCTGCACCAGATCATGAAAGATATCCACACCCAATGTGTCACTCACGGAAGAGTAGGAAAAAGAATTGATTACGTAAAAGGAGCCAACGTCGCCGGTTTCATCAAAGTGGCCGACGCCATGATGGAACAGGGATTGGTATAA
- a CDS encoding pyruvate dehydrogenase complex dihydrolipoamide acetyltransferase has protein sequence MAEIIRMPLMSDTMEEGNIVGWLKEVGDTITAGDTLAEVETDKATMELDTYVDGVLLHIAVKEGPVPVDGIIAVIGKKGEDWKAAIAAAEGAKDSTSSEPATVAEATSAPKTDHQEAIQESASEGSSANGRIKASPLARSLAKGAGIDIAGIKGSGDNGRIVKRDVEAAIQTGGAAPGLPQTVQHNFPAQVFQEMAQEGSYEDLPVSQMRKVIARRLGESKFSAPHFYLTMEIDMAEAMKARKQINEMINPSKISFNDLVIKAAAGALRMHPAVNSSWLGDKIRINKDINIGVAVAVPDGLLVPVIRHSDRKTLTQINGEVKMLAGKAKERKLQPEEMQGNTFTISNLGMFGIEEFTAIINPPDACIMAVGGIIEKPVVKEGNIVVGHQMKVTLSCDHRVVDGAVGSQFLQTFKALLENPVRLLA, from the coding sequence ATGGCAGAAATAATTCGGATGCCGCTGATGAGCGATACCATGGAGGAAGGGAATATTGTAGGGTGGCTGAAAGAAGTGGGCGATACTATAACGGCCGGTGATACGCTCGCCGAAGTGGAAACAGATAAGGCTACAATGGAGCTGGACACTTATGTCGACGGCGTTTTATTGCATATTGCCGTTAAAGAAGGTCCCGTTCCTGTTGACGGAATTATTGCAGTGATCGGGAAAAAAGGAGAAGACTGGAAAGCTGCTATTGCCGCTGCAGAAGGGGCAAAAGACAGTACCTCCTCCGAACCTGCAACAGTAGCTGAAGCAACCTCAGCTCCCAAGACGGATCACCAGGAAGCCATACAAGAATCAGCATCTGAAGGTAGTTCCGCTAACGGCAGGATAAAAGCCTCTCCCCTGGCACGTAGCCTTGCAAAAGGCGCAGGAATTGATATCGCCGGGATTAAAGGCAGTGGCGACAACGGCCGCATCGTAAAACGGGATGTTGAAGCAGCTATTCAAACGGGTGGTGCCGCTCCTGGCTTGCCACAAACTGTTCAACACAATTTCCCAGCCCAGGTATTCCAGGAGATGGCCCAGGAGGGAAGTTATGAAGACCTTCCCGTCAGCCAGATGCGCAAAGTGATCGCCCGTCGTTTGGGAGAAAGCAAATTCTCTGCGCCTCATTTCTACCTGACCATGGAGATCGATATGGCCGAAGCCATGAAGGCCAGAAAGCAGATCAATGAAATGATCAATCCATCAAAGATTTCTTTCAATGACCTGGTTATCAAAGCAGCGGCCGGAGCCCTTCGTATGCACCCCGCCGTCAACTCATCATGGCTGGGTGATAAGATAAGAATAAATAAAGATATCAATATCGGGGTAGCCGTTGCCGTTCCTGACGGACTGCTCGTTCCGGTCATCCGTCATTCGGATCGCAAGACGCTTACCCAGATCAACGGGGAAGTGAAAATGCTTGCCGGAAAAGCCAAAGAACGTAAATTACAGCCGGAGGAAATGCAAGGCAATACCTTTACCATTTCTAACCTGGGCATGTTTGGCATTGAAGAATTCACCGCCATCATCAATCCACCTGATGCCTGTATCATGGCTGTTGGAGGGATCATTGAGAAACCGGTTGTCAAAGAAGGAAATATTGTTGTCGGCCATCAAATGAAAGTCACTTTGTCCTGCGATCATCGCGTGGTGGATGGCGCCGTAGGGTCTCAATTCCTACAAACTTTTAAGGCATTGCTGGAAAATCCGGTGCGTCTGTTGGCCTGA
- a CDS encoding TfoX/Sxy family protein has product MALNEDYKNFILDQLAGFGEFEIKNQFGGTALMSKGVAFAKIKHDKLWMKVDKSNIDDFVKYNMPQYTYGKDNSRKLHFYEAPVEIIEDKDQLVIWAKKSLQAAINTIK; this is encoded by the coding sequence ATGGCACTAAATGAAGATTATAAAAATTTCATTCTTGACCAACTCGCTGGTTTTGGAGAGTTTGAAATTAAAAATCAATTCGGAGGTACAGCTTTGATGAGTAAAGGTGTGGCTTTTGCAAAAATTAAACATGATAAATTATGGATGAAAGTAGACAAAAGTAATATTGATGACTTCGTGAAATATAATATGCCACAATACACCTACGGAAAAGATAATTCCCGAAAGCTTCATTTTTATGAAGCTCCAGTTGAAATAATTGAGGATAAAGATCAATTGGTTATATGGGCAAAGAAATCTCTCCAAGCTGCAATTAATACAATTAAATAG
- a CDS encoding YHYH protein, translated as MSCKPSDDIVDPATPELLDLTHLPFGGPNILIRNQGDAQPDFLSLWLCGLPSNGAGNADATDWTNLDGTWDYTRKPLVQGEVTWISEFNVSLDGNGNRIITGNALPDHPTGIFPITPGSAAYQYDGNPNIISAHEVYYVLPAMPEVAQEPDCVFFGPSGISLSGSAIYHGSSTLGNDAAAHEMLDRFGGHTDGTERYHYHFPSEDLQDHIHPHTSGHSALMGYMLDGFGIYGPYGEDGELLSSADLDECHGHTHPVLWDGEMVTLYHYHWTYDFPYNIGCFKGTPQ; from the coding sequence ATGAGCTGTAAGCCATCCGATGATATCGTAGATCCTGCCACTCCTGAGCTGTTGGATCTGACCCATTTGCCTTTTGGAGGCCCTAATATCCTGATTAGAAACCAGGGGGATGCGCAACCAGATTTTCTATCCTTATGGCTTTGCGGACTTCCTTCCAATGGCGCTGGAAATGCTGATGCAACCGATTGGACAAACCTTGATGGTACCTGGGATTATACCAGAAAACCTTTGGTGCAAGGGGAGGTTACATGGATAAGCGAATTCAACGTATCATTAGATGGTAATGGCAATCGTATTATAACAGGCAATGCCTTACCAGATCATCCAACCGGCATTTTCCCCATAACGCCGGGGAGTGCTGCCTATCAATATGATGGAAATCCGAATATCATTTCAGCACATGAAGTATATTATGTTTTACCAGCCATGCCTGAAGTAGCTCAGGAGCCAGATTGTGTCTTTTTTGGCCCATCGGGTATTTCATTAAGCGGAAGTGCAATATACCATGGATCATCAACCCTCGGGAATGATGCGGCTGCCCATGAAATGTTGGATAGATTTGGCGGACACACAGATGGGACGGAAAGATATCATTACCATTTTCCATCCGAAGATCTTCAGGATCATATACACCCTCACACTTCAGGTCATTCAGCCCTTATGGGTTATATGTTAGACGGTTTTGGTATTTATGGCCCTTATGGCGAAGATGGGGAGTTACTCTCCTCAGCAGATTTAGATGAATGTCATGGTCATACACATCCAGTGCTCTGGGATGGAGAGATGGTTACCTTATACCATTATCACTGGACCTATGATTTTCCTTACAATATTGGTTGTTTTAAGGGGACGCCTCAATAA